DNA from Fusarium falciforme chromosome 7, complete sequence:
TAGCCGCAAACTTGGATACATGGCTGACTGGTTTGCCTCCTCAGTTGAGATACACGGAAGAAAACATGGCTTTCTGGGGCAGCCAAGGGTCTGGGCCTACATTTGTCAATATGCACATGAACTACCATCATATCGGACAGCTTCTCTTCTATTCTTCCCTGGGAGCGAGTCTAGAGGTTGCAGATGACAGTCCTGCTTACGAGCAGACTATCAACTTCGCGACAAAGTGCAAACAACACGCGGCTGACCTCTGCGATCTCATCTGGAAGGCCAAGCAGCGGCCCGAGACAGACATTATGCATTCGCTCGTCGGCCATGACCTCGTCACGTCCTCAACAGTACAGATCCACACACTGCTCTTTAGCCTTGGCGACGAAGAGATTGCAACGGCCAAGTCTAGACTCGAGAGGAACTTTGAGATGATTACTGATTTACACAAGTACTGGCCCATCGTCTCAGTGACGATCAGCAAGCTAGAAAAGTTTCACAATGCTTGCCTTCGGTACAAGGACGCTACCTTTCACCTTGACCGGTGGATGTTGCAGTTTATTCTGGAGTTTTCGCAACCCATTCAGGAGAGGAGCGAGGATGCTATCCATGGCGGAGATAATGTAGCGGTCTTTAACCAACTAAGAAACCTCATTGATGTTTAGGTAGAAGACAGTTTGTCTCCCAGTGCAGCAAGAGCATTCCCCTAAACAAAGgaataagaaaaaagtagTTTTCCGAGCTGAATTCACTTGAAATTCAAGAGGCCTTTGATACGCTCGCTTGTGGAGCACGCCTCCTCATTAGAAACAACGTGAATAGGAGTTCGGCCAGCTGCCCGAGTGTTTTTGAAGGCAAACTGGATAATACGGACTTTCCCCTGATCCCAATTCCCCGCCAATACATTTAACCAAAGACAGATTTGTTAAATCAGGTGAACTAGCCTCCAGGGTTCCTTCGTCCCGGTTGCGGGGTTGCGGCCGAGAGGCTCAACACTGCGTCGTCGGGAATCGAGGCGGGATTGCAAGGAACATGCAGACCATTCACTAGCGAACGATCAAGAAGACTAGCGAGCCCTGACCTTGGTTGGTGAATTGCTCGCTTGTTCCACTGAGTCATGCCACAAACCCGCGACCTGGCCAACTTTGTTGCCCCAGGTTCAACCAACGTGACCCCATGGGGAACGGTGGGATCGACCTCGATGGTGGCACCACACACAAGCCTAACGTTTTAGTCTGGAGACTTCCGACCCTCGGGTAACCGGTGTCTTAGGACCAACTACTTAAATGATGCTGTCCCCGTGTAACCGCAACGCATCCTCCAACACTAAATCAACCGACACAGATTCTCTTCCTAACGCAACCCTCAAGGCCAGCAGTCTTATCGAAATGTCTAGGCCGGGCAGAAACTCGGCCGCAAAGCCCCCATCTCTTACAGAAGAGCATGGTGAAATGGCCAAGCCGATCGAACATGTCACTCAGGTTGAGACATCCTCTGCAGCTCTTGCAGAGGCCCTCGCTCAGAAGGGAAAGCTTTCGGGCAAGTCTCTGGCTCGCCTTTATGTCGTCATGACTGTCGGTTATCTCGTCTCGACTATTCAAGGTTTCGGTAAGCTGTGGTCTTTGCGCAACAAGTCAACTCGTTGACTAACGTGACTCAGATGGCTCTCTCATGGGAGCTATCAATGCGATGAAACCTTACCAGGAGTCATTCGGTCTTGACGGCAGTGGTTCATCTACCGGTATCGTCTTTATTATCTACAACTTGGCTCAGCTTGCCGCGTTCCCCTTTGTGGCATACATCTCAGATGTACACGGTCGACGGCCATGCATCTTTATCGGGTGTCTTGTGATCCTGATTGGTACCGCTATTCAGGGCTCTGCCCACAGTCTTGGCCAGTTCATCGGAGGCAGATTTGTCCTTGGCTTTGGGGCCATTGTCGCTCATGGCGCGGGCCCAGCGTACACCGTCGAACTTGCTCATCCTGCCTATCGAGGCTTGACTGCCGGCATGTACGTCGCGTTTCCACCCCGATCATCCTGGCGTTGCTGATATTTAAGTAGGTACAACAACTTTTGGTGGGTTGGTAATATTTTGGCAGGCTGGGTTACTTATGGTACCAATCTGTGAGTGTTTTCCATTTTTGTCCTGTTGTATTCGCTAACTTAGGTCTCACAGGCATGTTAAAACCTCATGGGCATGGCGAATTCCCACTATCCTACAGGCCGGCTTTCCCTCAATCGCCATGgctctcgtcatcttcctccctGAGTCTCCCCGCTGGTTGATCTCCAAGGACAGAACCGAAGAGGCATTGGCCATCTTTGCCAAGTATCACGGCGAAGGTGACCCTAACTCGCCCATCGTCCAGCTGCAGTATCAGCAGATCTTGGAAGAACACACCCACGAGGAACCTGGTCGCTGGTGGGATTACCGTGAACTTGTCAATACTCGATCTGCGCGGTACCGGATTATGCTTGTTGTTGCCACAGCTTTCTTTG
Protein-coding regions in this window:
- a CDS encoding MFS domain-containing protein, yielding MSRPGRNSAAKPPSLTEEHGEMAKPIEHVTQVETSSAALAEALAQKGKLSGKSLARLYVVMTVGYLVSTIQGFDGSLMGAINAMKPYQESFGLDGSGSSTGIVFIIYNLAQLAAFPFVAYISDVHGRRPCIFIGCLVILIGTAIQGSAHSLGQFIGGRFVLGFGAIVAHGAGPAYTVELAHPAYRGLTAGMYNNFWWVGNILAGWVTYGTNLHVKTSWAWRIPTILQAGFPSIAMALVIFLPESPRWLISKDRTEEALAIFAKYHGEGDPNSPIVQLQYQQILEEHTHEEPGRWWDYRELVNTRSARYRIMLVVATAFFGQWSGNNVISYFLPEMLKKAGMTNSNTQLLINAINAVICWAAAMCGSMVLDKFGRRRMMMSGLTGCLAAYIMLTGFAANSDKHKDLVYGLIVAVYLFGICFATGMTPSATLYPMECLPNRTRAKGSSIKFVFMNIATMTNTYGISVGIKEIGWKLYLVYIVWIAIEIVFMYFFFVETKGKNLEELSEIFETKNPRKASTKKIVVALDETGHVVDIQEAKKD